Proteins encoded by one window of Bactrocera oleae isolate idBacOlea1 chromosome 4, idBacOlea1, whole genome shotgun sequence:
- the LOC106627247 gene encoding putative inorganic phosphate cotransporter codes for MEKSAKYESEKKASFFGARHVQCFMIFLGLTVAFSQRVNFSVAIVAMTDRNATNPDFEEYAWSEQTKSYLLSGFFWGYFVTQIPGGQLAHKYGGKIMVLLSVGFSSILCMLTPLTARLGDWKLVFALRVAQGLLQGCIFPSTHTLLSKWVPPEERGSIGTFCYTGVQFGSVIIMALSGTIASSSLGWPGIFYISGLVSLLWVIVWYFVGASTPSDYKWISEDEKLYIESALVTSTKPEEEHRPTKTPWVKILTSVPFLVILIAQSSFAWGFWTMLIQIPSYMKNILKQDIKSNALMSALPYLVNMFLTFAFCGLNDFLIKRNLINIRTSRKLFNTIGFWIPVLPLILLGYLREDQSGLAVGLLVILIGVNSAAYLGFLTNHIDLSPNFAGILMGVANCMANFMGVIAPLLVGFIVTDSKNVNQWRIIFNITAALYFIGNLLFILFGQVKIQKWNYPKELQQQRDHIKFEPVNVEKEVY; via the exons ATGGAGAAAAGTGCGAAATATGAAAGTGAGAAAAAAG CCTCGTTTTTTGGCGCTCGTCATGTGCAGTGCTTCATGATTTTCCTAGGTTTAACTGTGGCTTTCTCGCAACGAGTTAATTTTTCGGTGGCAATTGTAGCAATGACGGACCGGAATGCAACAAATCCGGATTTTGAG GAGTATGCTTGGTCGGAGCAAACAAAATCATATCTTCTGAGTGGTTTCTTCTGGGGCTACTTCGTGACACAAATACCTGGCGGTCAGTTGGCGCATAAATATGGAGGTAAAATTATGGTGCTCCTAAGTGTGGGCTTCAGCAGTATTTTGTGCATGCTCACACCGCTTACAGCGCGCTTAGGCGATTGGAAATTGGTCTTTGCGTTGCGTGTGGCACAAGGCTTGCTGCAGGGTTGTATTTTTCCCTCAACACACACGTTACTCTCCAAGTGGGTGCCGCCCGAGGAACGTGGTTCGATCGGCACCTTCTGCTATACGGGTGTACAATTCGGTAGCGTCATAATAATGGCTCTCAGCGGTACTATAGCCTCGTCGTCATTAGGCTGGCCTGGAATTTTCTACATTTCCGgtttagtaagtttgttgtggGTTATTGTTTGGTATTTTGTGGGCGCCAGCACACCCAGCGACTACAAATGGATATCTGAGGATGAGAAATTATATATTGAATCAGCATTGGTGACGTCTACCAAACCAGAGGAGGAGCATAGACCAACGAAGACGCCATGGGTTAAGATACTCACGTCGGTGCCATTCTTAGTCATTCTAATCGCGCAAAGTTCTTTCGCATGGGGCTTTTGGACGATGCTCATACAAATACCATCATATATGAAGAATATCTTGAAACAGGATATCAAGAGCAATGCTCTCATGTCTGCGCTACCGTACCTCGTTAATATGTTCTTGACCTTTGCGTTTTGTGGCTTAAATGATTTTCTTATCAAACGGAATTTAATCAACATACGTACGAGTCGTAAACTTTTCAATACCATCGGCTTCTGGATACCGGTGTTGCCACTCATATTATTGGGTTATCTTCGTGAAGATCAAAGCGGTTTGGCAGTTGGTTTACTTGTTATCTTAATCGGTGTAAATTCGGCTGCTTACTTGGGCTTTTTGACCAATCACATTGATTTGTCGCCCAACTTTGCTGGCATACTAATGGGCGTGGCTAATTGTATGGCGAATTTTATGGGTGTGATAGCACCCCTGCTAGTGGGCTTCATCGTCACTGATTCG aAAAACGTTAATCAATGGCGCATCATATTCAACATAACCGCTGCCCTTTACTTTATTGGCAATTTGCTATTTATTCTGTTCGgtcaagtcaaaattcagaaatgGAACTATCCCAAGGAGTTGCAGCAGCAAAGGGATCACATAAAATTCGAGCCAGTCAATGTGGAGAAAGAAGTCTACTAG
- the LOC106627262 gene encoding putative inorganic phosphate cotransporter isoform X2 gives MVLKDITAENLDEPAEDTDRPKLGVRHLQSILLFFGFCVAFMQRVNLSVAIVVMMDRNSTNPDFSEYAWSEQTKSLLLSSFFWGYVLMQIPGGQLAQRFGGKVMLLFSVGISGFLALFTPLSAQLGDWQLTCALRFLQGFCQAALYPSTHTILAQWAPPAERGILATICFSGPQFGTIIILSISGTLAASKYGWPSIFYITGGCGIIWSFVWWMWGADSPRRCKLITTKERNYIESALAMISKSENNATSAKLPTPWLSIFTSVPFWVLLIANCAYNFGYWTMMTQIPSYIKNVFDKDIQSNALLSALPYTANLVLGLCFCALAQVLLSAKVLSMNASRKIFNTIGMWIPMAAIIALGFVDADNADLAIVLLTLGVGTDSATFLGYLVNHMDLAPNFAGTLMGITNCAANVMGIIAPLIVGVIVTDTTNPNQWRIIFIIMALYYFIANLLFITLGSTRLQPWNEPVKRDTNREQQHTER, from the exons ATGGTCCTGAAAGATATAACAGCTGAGAATTTGGACGAGCCTGCGGAAGACACTGACC gtCCAAAATTGGGTGTCCGACACTTACAAAGTATACTGTTATTTTTCGGATTCTGTGTGGCGTTTATGCAACGCGTCAATCTCTCAGTGGCCATTGTGGTAATGATGGATCGGAATTCCACAAACCCCGATTTTTCG GAGTATGCCTGGTCGGAGCAAACAAAGTCACTGCTATTAAGCAGCTTCTTTTGGGGTTACGTCCTCATGCAGATACCAGGCGGTCAGCTGGCACAACGTTTCGGTGGTAAAGTAATGTTACTCTTCAGTGTCGGCATTTCTGGATTTCTGGCTTTATTTACGCCCTTAAGCGCACAACTGGGCGATTGGCAATTGACATGCGCCTTGCGATTTCTGCAAGGCTTCTGTCAAGCTGCCTTATATCCTTCAACGCATACGATTTTAGCCCAATGGGCGCCACCTGCTGAACGTGGTATACTTGCAACAATTTGCTTTTCCGGGCCGCAATTCGGCACGATCATTATATTGAGCATTAGTGGCACATTAGCTGCTTCAAAGTATGGTTGGCCgagcattttttatataaccgGTGGTTGTGGCATTATCTGGTCTTTTGTGTGGTGGATGTGGGGCGCTGATTCACCGCGTCGTTGCAAATTAATTACAACAAAGGAGCGGAATTACATCGAATCAGCATTAGCAATGATTTCTAAGAGTGAGAATAATGCCACCTCAGCTAAGTTACCAACACCTTGGTTAAGCATATTCACATCGGTGCCATTTTGGGTGCTACTCATCGCCAATTGTGCCTATAATTTTGGCTATTGGACAATGATGACACAAATACCCTCGTACATAAAGAATGTGTTCGACAAAGATATCCAAAGTAATGCCTTGCTCTCCGCTCTACCATATACCGCTAATCTGGTACTCGGGCTGTGTTTCTGTGCCCTAGCTCAGGTATTGCTGTCAGCGAAGGTGTTAAGCATGAATGCTAGTCGTAAGATATTCAACACGATCGGCATGTGGATACCGATGGCGGCCATCATTGCACTGGGGTTCGTCGACGCAGATAATGCCGATTTAGCTATTGTCCTATTAACTTTGGGTGTGGGTACCGACTCAGCAACCTTTTTAGGTTATCTTGTGAATCATATGGACTTAGCACCGAATTTCGCAGGCACACTGATGGGCATTACAAACTGTGCGGCTAATGTAATGGGCATTATTGCACCGTTAATTGTTGGAGTTATTGTGACAGATACG ACTAACCCCAATCAGTGGCgtattatttttatcattatgGCACTGTACTACTTTATTGCGAATTTACTGTTTATAACTTTAGGCAGCACTAGACTGCAGCCCTGGAACGAGCCAGTGAAACGAGACACAAATC GTGAACAACAACATACTGAACGATGA
- the LOC106627262 gene encoding putative inorganic phosphate cotransporter isoform X3, whose protein sequence is MQRVNLSVAIVVMMDRNSTNPDFSEYAWSEQTKSLLLSSFFWGYVLMQIPGGQLAQRFGGKVMLLFSVGISGFLALFTPLSAQLGDWQLTCALRFLQGFCQAALYPSTHTILAQWAPPAERGILATICFSGPQFGTIIILSISGTLAASKYGWPSIFYITGGCGIIWSFVWWMWGADSPRRCKLITTKERNYIESALAMISKSENNATSAKLPTPWLSIFTSVPFWVLLIANCAYNFGYWTMMTQIPSYIKNVFDKDIQSNALLSALPYTANLVLGLCFCALAQVLLSAKVLSMNASRKIFNTIGMWIPMAAIIALGFVDADNADLAIVLLTLGVGTDSATFLGYLVNHMDLAPNFAGTLMGITNCAANVMGIIAPLIVGVIVTDTTNPNQWRIIFIIMALYYFIANLLFITLGSTRLQPWNEPVKRDTNREQQHTER, encoded by the exons ATGCAACGCGTCAATCTCTCAGTGGCCATTGTGGTAATGATGGATCGGAATTCCACAAACCCCGATTTTTCG GAGTATGCCTGGTCGGAGCAAACAAAGTCACTGCTATTAAGCAGCTTCTTTTGGGGTTACGTCCTCATGCAGATACCAGGCGGTCAGCTGGCACAACGTTTCGGTGGTAAAGTAATGTTACTCTTCAGTGTCGGCATTTCTGGATTTCTGGCTTTATTTACGCCCTTAAGCGCACAACTGGGCGATTGGCAATTGACATGCGCCTTGCGATTTCTGCAAGGCTTCTGTCAAGCTGCCTTATATCCTTCAACGCATACGATTTTAGCCCAATGGGCGCCACCTGCTGAACGTGGTATACTTGCAACAATTTGCTTTTCCGGGCCGCAATTCGGCACGATCATTATATTGAGCATTAGTGGCACATTAGCTGCTTCAAAGTATGGTTGGCCgagcattttttatataaccgGTGGTTGTGGCATTATCTGGTCTTTTGTGTGGTGGATGTGGGGCGCTGATTCACCGCGTCGTTGCAAATTAATTACAACAAAGGAGCGGAATTACATCGAATCAGCATTAGCAATGATTTCTAAGAGTGAGAATAATGCCACCTCAGCTAAGTTACCAACACCTTGGTTAAGCATATTCACATCGGTGCCATTTTGGGTGCTACTCATCGCCAATTGTGCCTATAATTTTGGCTATTGGACAATGATGACACAAATACCCTCGTACATAAAGAATGTGTTCGACAAAGATATCCAAAGTAATGCCTTGCTCTCCGCTCTACCATATACCGCTAATCTGGTACTCGGGCTGTGTTTCTGTGCCCTAGCTCAGGTATTGCTGTCAGCGAAGGTGTTAAGCATGAATGCTAGTCGTAAGATATTCAACACGATCGGCATGTGGATACCGATGGCGGCCATCATTGCACTGGGGTTCGTCGACGCAGATAATGCCGATTTAGCTATTGTCCTATTAACTTTGGGTGTGGGTACCGACTCAGCAACCTTTTTAGGTTATCTTGTGAATCATATGGACTTAGCACCGAATTTCGCAGGCACACTGATGGGCATTACAAACTGTGCGGCTAATGTAATGGGCATTATTGCACCGTTAATTGTTGGAGTTATTGTGACAGATACG ACTAACCCCAATCAGTGGCgtattatttttatcattatgGCACTGTACTACTTTATTGCGAATTTACTGTTTATAACTTTAGGCAGCACTAGACTGCAGCCCTGGAACGAGCCAGTGAAACGAGACACAAATC GTGAACAACAACATACTGAACGATGA
- the LOC106627262 gene encoding putative inorganic phosphate cotransporter isoform X1, with the protein MVLKDITAENLDEPAEDTDRPKLGVRHLQSILLFFGFCVAFMQRVNLSVAIVVMMDRNSTNPDFSEYAWSEQTKSLLLSSFFWGYVLMQIPGGQLAQRFGGKVMLLFSVGISGFLALFTPLSAQLGDWQLTCALRFLQGFCQAALYPSTHTILAQWAPPAERGILATICFSGPQFGTIIILSISGTLAASKYGWPSIFYITGGCGIIWSFVWWMWGADSPRRCKLITTKERNYIESALAMISKSENNATSAKLPTPWLSIFTSVPFWVLLIANCAYNFGYWTMMTQIPSYIKNVFDKDIQSNALLSALPYTANLVLGLCFCALAQVLLSAKVLSMNASRKIFNTIGMWIPMAAIIALGFVDADNADLAIVLLTLGVGTDSATFLGYLVNHMDLAPNFAGTLMGITNCAANVMGIIAPLIVGVIVTDTTNPNQWRIIFIIMALYYFIANLLFITLGSTRLQPWNEPVKRDTNRKHIQVQAVAGDLEYI; encoded by the exons ATGGTCCTGAAAGATATAACAGCTGAGAATTTGGACGAGCCTGCGGAAGACACTGACC gtCCAAAATTGGGTGTCCGACACTTACAAAGTATACTGTTATTTTTCGGATTCTGTGTGGCGTTTATGCAACGCGTCAATCTCTCAGTGGCCATTGTGGTAATGATGGATCGGAATTCCACAAACCCCGATTTTTCG GAGTATGCCTGGTCGGAGCAAACAAAGTCACTGCTATTAAGCAGCTTCTTTTGGGGTTACGTCCTCATGCAGATACCAGGCGGTCAGCTGGCACAACGTTTCGGTGGTAAAGTAATGTTACTCTTCAGTGTCGGCATTTCTGGATTTCTGGCTTTATTTACGCCCTTAAGCGCACAACTGGGCGATTGGCAATTGACATGCGCCTTGCGATTTCTGCAAGGCTTCTGTCAAGCTGCCTTATATCCTTCAACGCATACGATTTTAGCCCAATGGGCGCCACCTGCTGAACGTGGTATACTTGCAACAATTTGCTTTTCCGGGCCGCAATTCGGCACGATCATTATATTGAGCATTAGTGGCACATTAGCTGCTTCAAAGTATGGTTGGCCgagcattttttatataaccgGTGGTTGTGGCATTATCTGGTCTTTTGTGTGGTGGATGTGGGGCGCTGATTCACCGCGTCGTTGCAAATTAATTACAACAAAGGAGCGGAATTACATCGAATCAGCATTAGCAATGATTTCTAAGAGTGAGAATAATGCCACCTCAGCTAAGTTACCAACACCTTGGTTAAGCATATTCACATCGGTGCCATTTTGGGTGCTACTCATCGCCAATTGTGCCTATAATTTTGGCTATTGGACAATGATGACACAAATACCCTCGTACATAAAGAATGTGTTCGACAAAGATATCCAAAGTAATGCCTTGCTCTCCGCTCTACCATATACCGCTAATCTGGTACTCGGGCTGTGTTTCTGTGCCCTAGCTCAGGTATTGCTGTCAGCGAAGGTGTTAAGCATGAATGCTAGTCGTAAGATATTCAACACGATCGGCATGTGGATACCGATGGCGGCCATCATTGCACTGGGGTTCGTCGACGCAGATAATGCCGATTTAGCTATTGTCCTATTAACTTTGGGTGTGGGTACCGACTCAGCAACCTTTTTAGGTTATCTTGTGAATCATATGGACTTAGCACCGAATTTCGCAGGCACACTGATGGGCATTACAAACTGTGCGGCTAATGTAATGGGCATTATTGCACCGTTAATTGTTGGAGTTATTGTGACAGATACG ACTAACCCCAATCAGTGGCgtattatttttatcattatgGCACTGTACTACTTTATTGCGAATTTACTGTTTATAACTTTAGGCAGCACTAGACTGCAGCCCTGGAACGAGCCAGTGAAACGAGACACAAATCGTAAGCATATCCAAGTTCAAGCAGTAGCAGGTGACTTAGAGTATATCTAA
- the LOC106627259 gene encoding putative inorganic phosphate cotransporter yields the protein MVLKDITPENLDEPAEDTDRPKLGVRHLQSILIFFGFCVAFMQRVNLSVAIVAMMDRNSTNPNFPEYAWSEQTKSLVLSSFFWGYLLVQLPSGQLARRFGGKVMLLFSIGISGFLALLTPLSAQVGDWQLTCALRFLQGFCQGSIYPSTHTLLAQWAPPAERGILATICFSGPQFGSIIILSISGILAASKYGWPSIFYISGGCGFIWSFVWLLWGADSPRRSKLITTKERNYIESALAVISKSENNSTAAKLSTPWLSIFTSVPFWMLNILCCSYHWGYWTLMTQIPSYIKNVLDKDIQSNALLSALPYTANLVLGLCFCVLAQVLLSAKVLSINASRKIFNTIGMWIPMVAIIALGFVDVHRADLAVILLTVAVGTNSGTFLGGFVNHIDLSPNFAGTLIGITNFGATLMSIIAPLVVGVIVTDTTNPNQWRLIFYIMAVFYFIGNLVFITLGSTKLQPWNEPVKRGAKSEHIKDRAVAGDLEHI from the exons ATGGTCCTGAAAGATATAACACCTGAGAATTTGGACGAGCCTGCGGAAGACACTGACC gtCCGAAATTGGGTGTCCGACACTTACAAAGTATACtgatatttttcggtttctGTGTGGCGTTTATGCAACGCGTTAATCTCTCAGTGGCCATTGTGGCAATGATGGATCGGAATTCCACAAATCCAAATTTTCCG GAGTATGCCTGGTCGGAGCAAACAAAGTCACTGGTACTTAGTAGCTTTTTTTGGGGTTACCTCCTCGTGCAGTTACCAAGCGGCCAGCTGGCCCGACGTTTCGGCGGTAAAGTAATGTTGCTCTTCAGTATTGGCATTTCTGGATTTCTGGCTTTATTGACGCCCTTAAGCGCACAAGTGGGCGATTGGCAATTGACATGCGCCTTGCGATTTCTGCAAGGTTTCTGTCAAGGTTCCATATATCCTTCGACGCATACGCTTTTAGCCCAATGGGCGCCACCTGCTGAACGTGGTATACTTGCAACAATTTGCTTTTCCGGCCCGCAATTCGGCTCGATAATTATATTGAGCATAAGTGGCATACTAGCCGCTTCAAAGTATGGTTGGCCgagcattttttatatttccggTGGTTGTGGCTTTATCTGGTCTTTTGTGTGGTTGCTATGGGGCGCTGATTCACCACGTCGTTCAAAACTAATTACAACAAAGGAGCGGAATTACATCGAATCAGCATTAGCAGTGATTTCTAAGAGTGAGAATAATTCCACTGCAGCTAAGTTATCAACACCTTGGTTGAGCATTTTCACATCGGTGCCGTTTTGGATGTTAAACATCCTCTGTTGTTCCTACCATTGGGGCTATTGGACATTGATGACACAAATACCCTCGTACATAAAGAATGTGCTTGACAAGGATATCCAAAGTAATGCCCTGCTCTCTGCGCTACCATATACTGCTAATCTGGTACTTGGTCTATGTTTCTGTGTCCTTGCTCAGGTACTGCTGTCAGCGAAGGTGTTGAGCATTAATGCTAGTCGTAAGATATTCAACACGATCGGAATGTGGATACCGATGGTGGCCATCATTGCGCTAGGGTTCGTCGACGTCCATAGAGCCGATTTGGCCGTTATTCTACTAACTGTAGCTGTGGGCACCAACTCAGGAACATTTTTGGGTGGATTTGTAAATCATATTGACTTATCACCGAATTTCGCCGGCACACTGATCGGCATTACAAATTTTGGCGCTACTTTGATGAGCATTATTGCACCGTTAGTTGTTGGAGTCATTGTGACAGATACG ACAAACCCCAATCAGTGgcgtttaatattttacattatggCAGTGTTCTATTTTATTGGCAATTTAGTGTTTATAACTTTGGGTAGCACTAAATTGCAGCCGTGGAACGAGCCAGTAAAACGAGGCGCCAAAAGTGAGCATATCAAAGATCGAGCAGTTGCAGGTGACCTAGAACATATCTAA
- the LOC106627213 gene encoding putative inorganic phosphate cotransporter — MASKDITTENSGPKLGVRHLQSILIFFGFCVAFMQRVNLSVAIVAMMDRNYTNPDFPEYAWSEQTKSLLLSSFFWGYFLVQIPSGQLAQRFGGKVMLLFSVGISGFLALLTPLSAQLGDWQLTCVLRFLQGFCQGSIYPSTHTLLAQWAPPAERGILATICFSGPQFGSIIILSISGILAASKYGWPSIFYISGGCGIIWSFVWLLWGADSPRRSKLITTKERNYIESALAVVSKSENNVTTAKLPTPWLSIFTSVPFWMLIILCSSYTWGYWTMMTQIPSYIKNVLDKDIQSNALLSALPYTANLVLGLCFCILAQVLLSAKVLSTNASRKIFNTIGMWVPMAAIIALGFVDVHRADLAVILLTVAVGTNSATFLGGFVNHIDLSPNFAGTLMGITNCAANVMSIIAPLVVGVIVTDTTNPNQWRLIFYIMALFYFIGNFVFITLGSTKLQTWNEPVKRDTNHEHIKDQAVTGDLEHI; from the exons ATGGCATCGAAAGATATAACCACCGAGAATTCTG GTCCGAAATTAGGCGTGCGACATTTGCAAAGTATACtgatatttttcggtttctGCGTGGCGTTTATGCAACGCGTAAATCTCTCAGTGGCCATTGTGGCAATGATGGATCGGAATTACACAAATCCAGATTTTCCG GAGTATGCCTGGTCGGAGCAAACAAAGTCACTGCTACTAAGCAGCTTCTTTTGGGGCTACTTCCTCGTGCAGATACCAAGCGGTCAGCTGGCACAACGTTTCGGTGGTAAAGTAATGTTACTCTTCAGTGTCGGCATTTCTGGATTTCTGGCTTTATTGACGCCCTTAAGCGCACAACTGGGCGATTGGCAATTGACATGCGTCTTGCGATTTTTGCAAGGTTTCTGTCAAGGTTCCATATATCCTTCGACGCATACGCTTTTAGCCCAATGGGCGCCACCTGCTGAACGTGGTATACTAGCAACAATTTGCTTTTCCGGCCCGCAATTCGGCTCGATAATCATATTGAGTATAAGTGGCATATTAGCCGCTTCAAAGTATGGATGGCCgagcattttttatatttccggCGGTTGTGGCATTATCTGGTCTTTTGTGTGGTTGCTGTGGGGCGCTGATTCACCACGTCGTTCAAAACTAATTACAACAAAGGAGCGGAATTACATCGAATCAGCATTAGCAGTGGTTTCTAAGAGTGAGAATAATGTCACCACAGCTAAGTTACCAACACCTTGGTTGAGCATATTCACATCCGTTCCCTTTTGGATGTTAATCATTCTCTGTAGTTCCTACACTTGGGGCTATTGGACAATGATGACACAAATACCCTCGTACATAAAGAATGTGTTAGACAAGGATATCCAAAGTAATGCCCTGCTCTCTGCGCTACCATATACCGCTAATCTGGTACTCGGTCTGTGTTTCTGTATCCTTGCTCAGGTACTGCTGTCAGCGAAGGTATTAAGCACAAATGCTAGTCGTAAGATCTTTAACACGATCGGAATGTGGGTACCGATGGCGGCCATCATTGCGCTAGGGTTCGTCGACGTCCATAGAGCCGATTTGGCCGTTATTCTACTAACTGTAGCTGTGGGCACCAACTCAGCAACATTTTTGGGTGGATTTGTGAATCATATTGACTTATCACCGAATTTCGCAGGCACTTTGATGGGCATTACAAACTGTGCGGCTAATGTGATGAGCATTATTGCACCGTTAGTTGTTGGAGTCATTGTGACAGATACG ACAAACCCCAATCAGTGgcgtttaatattttacattatggCATTGTTCTATTTCATTGGCAATTTTGTGTTTATAACTTTGGGTAGCACTAAATTGCAGACGTGGAACGAGCCAGTAAAACGAGACACAAATCATGAGCATATTAAAGATCAAGCAGTTACAGGTGACTTGGAGCATATCTAA